A DNA window from Citrobacter tructae contains the following coding sequences:
- the arsA gene encoding arsenite efflux transporter ATPase subunit ArsA: MKFLQNIQPYLFFTGKGGVGKTSISCATAIRLAEQGKRVLLVSTDPASNVGQVFDQTIGNTINPVTTVPGLYALEIDPQEAAQQYRARIVDPIKGLLPDDVVNSISEQLSGACTTEIAAFDEFTSLLTDVSLLTRFDHIIFDTAPTGHTIRLLQLPGAWSSFIESNPDGASCLGPMAGLEKQREQYAHAVEALSDPERTRLVLVARLQKSTLQEVARTHEELAAIGLKNQYLVINGVLPVVETEHDALAAAIMQREQEALVNLPAGLSGLPTDILLLQPVNMVGVSALKGLFNPLSEALPLPTTNVLYASENLSLSGLVDDIARSEHGLIMLMGKGGVGKTTMAAAIAVRLADMGFDVHLTTSDPAAHLSTTLNGSLNNLQVSRINPYDETERYRQHVIETKGRDLDEAGKRLLEEDLRSPCTEEIAVFQAFSRVIREAGKRFVVMDTAPTGHTLLLLDATGAYHREITKKMGDKSHFTTPMMQLQDPDRTKVLLVTLPETTPVLEAANLQADLERAGIHPWGWIINNSLSIADTRSPLLCQRANQEQSQIEAVKHQHADRIALVPVLASEPTGIEKLRELVS; this comes from the coding sequence ATGAAATTCTTACAGAATATCCAGCCTTACCTGTTTTTTACCGGGAAGGGGGGAGTGGGCAAAACCTCTATTTCCTGCGCGACGGCTATCCGCCTGGCAGAGCAGGGTAAGCGGGTTTTGCTGGTCAGTACCGATCCGGCCTCCAATGTCGGCCAAGTGTTTGATCAGACTATCGGTAACACTATTAATCCAGTGACTACGGTACCCGGACTTTACGCGCTGGAGATTGACCCGCAGGAAGCTGCCCAGCAATATCGCGCCAGAATCGTTGATCCAATCAAAGGCCTTCTGCCTGATGACGTTGTTAACAGTATCAGTGAGCAGCTTTCCGGAGCATGTACCACTGAAATTGCAGCATTCGATGAGTTCACCAGCTTGTTGACTGACGTTTCTCTATTGACCCGTTTTGATCACATCATTTTTGATACTGCTCCTACAGGTCACACTATCCGTCTTCTCCAGCTTCCCGGAGCCTGGAGTAGCTTCATTGAGAGTAACCCGGACGGTGCTTCCTGTCTCGGCCCGATGGCCGGACTGGAAAAGCAGCGCGAGCAGTACGCGCATGCAGTTGAGGCACTATCAGATCCTGAACGTACCCGCCTGGTTCTGGTTGCACGACTGCAAAAATCCACTTTGCAGGAAGTTGCCCGCACCCATGAAGAACTGGCTGCGATTGGCCTGAAAAACCAGTATCTGGTGATTAATGGCGTTCTGCCTGTCGTCGAAACAGAACATGACGCATTAGCCGCTGCAATAATGCAACGGGAGCAAGAAGCACTGGTAAATCTTCCTGCTGGTTTATCCGGGCTGCCGACAGATATCTTGTTACTACAGCCAGTCAACATGGTTGGCGTATCTGCATTGAAGGGACTATTTAACCCCCTTTCTGAGGCATTACCGCTCCCTACAACGAACGTCCTGTACGCATCTGAAAACTTATCGCTCTCTGGTTTGGTTGATGATATCGCCCGCAGTGAACACGGCCTGATTATGCTGATGGGTAAAGGTGGTGTGGGTAAAACCACAATGGCGGCTGCCATTGCTGTCAGGCTGGCGGATATGGGTTTTGATGTACATCTCACTACCTCAGATCCCGCCGCACATCTCAGTACAACTTTAAACGGAAGCCTGAATAACCTGCAGGTCAGCAGGATCAATCCATACGATGAAACTGAACGCTATCGTCAGCATGTCATTGAGACGAAGGGAAGAGATCTGGATGAGGCCGGGAAACGATTACTGGAAGAAGATTTACGTTCTCCCTGTACTGAAGAAATCGCCGTGTTCCAGGCATTTTCCCGCGTGATCCGCGAAGCAGGTAAGCGATTTGTGGTGATGGATACGGCCCCCACTGGACACACGCTGTTGCTGCTGGACGCAACTGGGGCCTATCACCGTGAAATTACCAAGAAAATGGGAGACAAAAGCCATTTTACTACGCCAATGATGCAGCTTCAGGATCCGGACAGAACCAAAGTTCTGCTGGTTACCCTTCCTGAAACCACACCTGTGTTGGAGGCGGCAAATTTGCAGGCCGATCTTGAACGCGCGGGGATTCATCCGTGGGGCTGGATTATCAATAACAGCCTCTCTATTGCTGATACGCGTTCCCCCTTGCTTTGCCAGCGGGCCAACCAAGAGCAATCTCAGATTGAGGCTGTTAAGCATCAGCACGCTGACCGCATAGCGCTCGTTCCGGTACTGGCATCTGAGCCTACCGGTATTGAAAAACTCAGAGAGTTGGTGAGTTAA
- the arsD gene encoding arsenite efflux transporter metallochaperone ArsD, translating to MKTLTVFDPAMCCSTGVCGSDVDQILVDFSADVQWLKGRGVQVERYNLAQQPMSFVQNEKAKAFLEASGAEGLPLLLLDGETVMAGRYPKRAELARWFGIPLEKVGLAPTSCCGGNTSCC from the coding sequence ATGAAAACATTAACGGTGTTTGACCCGGCAATGTGCTGCAGCACAGGCGTATGTGGCTCAGATGTCGACCAGATTCTGGTTGATTTCTCTGCTGATGTGCAATGGCTGAAAGGACGTGGCGTGCAGGTTGAACGATACAACTTGGCACAACAGCCTATGAGCTTCGTTCAGAACGAGAAAGCGAAAGCATTCCTCGAAGCATCTGGAGCAGAAGGGCTTCCGCTACTGTTGCTAGACGGCGAAACGGTGATGGCAGGGCGATATCCAAAACGCGCTGAGCTGGCTCGCTGGTTTGGTATTCCGCTGGAGAAGGTGGGGTTAGCTCCCACCAGCTGTTGTGGTGGTAATACTTCCTGTTGCTGA
- the arsR gene encoding As(III)-sensing metalloregulatory transcriptional repressor ArsR, producing MVELTSLQLFKNLSDETRLGIVLLLREMGELCVCDLCTALEQSQPKISRHLAMLRESGLLLDRKQGKWVHYRLSPHIPSWAAQVIEQAWLSQQDDVQDIARKLASANCSGSGKAICL from the coding sequence ATGGTTGAACTAACTTCTCTACAACTCTTCAAAAACCTCTCCGATGAAACCCGTCTAGGGATCGTGCTGCTGCTCAGGGAGATGGGGGAGCTATGTGTATGCGATCTTTGTACAGCGCTGGAACAGTCACAGCCCAAGATTTCACGCCATCTGGCAATGCTCCGTGAAAGTGGTCTATTGCTGGATCGCAAACAGGGCAAGTGGGTTCACTACCGCCTATCCCCGCATATTCCTTCCTGGGCTGCTCAGGTGATTGAGCAAGCCTGGTTGAGCCAACAGGACGACGTACAGGACATCGCCCGTAAGCTGGCATCGGCAAACTGCTCTGGTAGCGGTAAGGCTATTTGTCTCTAA
- a CDS encoding SOS response-associated peptidase translates to MCGRFAQSMTREDYLALLADESERDIPYDPEPIGRFNVAPGTKVLLLSERDEQLHLDPVIWGYAPGWWDKPPLINARSESAATSRMFKPLWQHGRAICFADGWYEWKKEGDKKQPYFIHRADGEPIFIAAIGSTPFERGDEAEGFLIVTAAADKGLVDIHDRRPLVLSPEAAREWMRQDVGGKEAAEIAADGVIPADKFIWHAVTPAIGNVKNQGPEFIEAMR, encoded by the coding sequence ATGTGTGGACGTTTCGCTCAATCAATGACGCGTGAAGATTATCTTGCCCTGCTCGCTGATGAATCAGAACGCGACATTCCATACGATCCAGAACCCATAGGGCGTTTCAACGTAGCGCCAGGCACCAAAGTTCTGCTTCTGAGCGAACGTGATGAACAACTGCACCTTGACCCTGTCATTTGGGGATATGCCCCTGGGTGGTGGGATAAGCCACCGCTAATTAATGCTCGCTCTGAATCTGCGGCCACCAGCAGAATGTTTAAACCACTCTGGCAACACGGCCGTGCAATTTGCTTTGCTGATGGCTGGTACGAATGGAAAAAGGAAGGCGACAAGAAGCAGCCCTACTTCATTCATCGGGCCGATGGTGAGCCGATATTTATAGCGGCAATCGGCAGCACGCCATTCGAACGAGGAGATGAAGCAGAAGGTTTCCTGATAGTTACAGCTGCAGCTGACAAAGGACTGGTTGATATTCATGACAGGCGACCGCTGGTACTGTCACCGGAAGCCGCACGCGAATGGATGAGACAGGATGTTGGAGGGAAAGAAGCAGCGGAAATTGCAGCCGACGGTGTCATACCAGCTGATAAATTTATATGGCACGCCGTGACGCCTGCCATTGGGAATGTTAAGAATCAAGGACCAGAGTTTATAGAAGCTATGCGTTGA
- a CDS encoding HNH endonuclease has product MSEEINNKNFKRNYDALRRAATEKYPNFFATGVDSKVETWLNFWAEHDDFSPADAQDRVCDLEDIYQQRFSDKEKNEIPLYPPLDSSEIKNRREIMNDSVRAVRQRKLQLGHRLPGMDANEEEILQTALERIRREREESDSEYAMNKENRHTTKKTHLSENEAPVLTDEQQWLIGLEENTKQNYFQWCSKNNLLCVRKNWSLYQAALAQNSPGCQNNNVETPAGTNSQLTSQQDTDHNREFLASVGWSPEEIDSIDDSQAAKVYAEELDRQVLNSPHFNNSGPKYSRVEVRPAQGRFRAEVLRNWGDACAITGQKLVVEACHIIAHAEGGASTIENGIALAVDLHRLLDAGHLLIVDETVLMSDEARCEKRYADLHNKKLRTPRKAIMYRS; this is encoded by the coding sequence ATGAGTGAAGAAATTAATAATAAAAACTTTAAACGCAACTATGATGCATTACGGAGAGCAGCAACAGAGAAGTACCCCAACTTTTTCGCTACAGGAGTAGATTCGAAAGTTGAAACTTGGTTAAATTTCTGGGCAGAACATGATGATTTTAGCCCTGCTGATGCCCAAGATAGGGTCTGTGACTTAGAGGATATCTATCAACAACGATTTTCGGATAAAGAAAAAAATGAAATTCCGCTCTACCCTCCGTTGGACTCTTCGGAAATAAAAAACCGGCGTGAAATAATGAATGACTCAGTTAGAGCGGTTCGTCAAAGAAAGCTTCAATTGGGTCATCGTTTGCCAGGTATGGATGCTAACGAAGAAGAAATATTGCAAACAGCTTTGGAAAGAATTCGACGTGAAAGGGAGGAAAGTGATAGCGAATATGCAATGAATAAGGAAAATCGGCATACAACAAAAAAAACACATCTATCTGAGAATGAGGCGCCAGTTCTTACTGACGAACAACAATGGTTAATAGGCTTGGAAGAAAATACTAAACAAAACTATTTCCAATGGTGTAGCAAAAATAATTTGCTGTGTGTGAGAAAAAACTGGAGCCTTTATCAGGCTGCTTTGGCCCAAAACTCTCCGGGTTGTCAGAACAACAACGTAGAAACTCCTGCGGGTACGAATAGTCAACTGACTTCACAGCAAGACACCGATCATAATCGCGAGTTTTTGGCATCTGTTGGCTGGAGCCCTGAGGAAATAGATTCTATTGATGATAGTCAGGCAGCTAAAGTATACGCCGAAGAACTCGACAGGCAGGTATTGAATTCCCCCCATTTTAACAATTCTGGTCCCAAATATTCACGAGTTGAGGTTAGGCCTGCTCAGGGCCGCTTCAGGGCGGAAGTTCTGCGAAACTGGGGAGATGCTTGCGCGATTACCGGGCAGAAGTTGGTAGTAGAAGCCTGCCATATAATTGCGCATGCAGAAGGAGGTGCATCTACAATTGAAAATGGTATCGCACTTGCAGTTGATCTACACCGTCTGCTGGATGCTGGGCATTTACTCATAGTGGATGAAACGGTTTTGATGAGTGATGAAGCGAGGTGTGAAAAACGCTATGCTGATTTGCATAATAAGAAACTTCGAACACCACGTAAGGCGATCATGTACAGGTCATGA
- a CDS encoding HNH endonuclease, with amino-acid sequence MRHHNFSTYIVDVQGIIPEEMHYPQYLRVWYAVTQLNSASAKNIVQWIRNSNAPLKESEIRIQLDALTVNSNSRYRYLGSRKSARTDLGSPYDLLFRSGNLRNTRYEQYVQELHGIWDIGDDGRTPIQIAAPRPGDRMVVEARDELFNELPDDEGDFRLKALREVIIREGQPVFRRKLIEAYEGKCAVTGCSIQVLLEAAHITPYAGAWHTRAQHGLLLKTDIHTLFDRGLLWIDTELKIRISEQLAGTEYAELDGRYLRLPKDKQNWPLTTHLINHRQYWIENRNDVEGA; translated from the coding sequence ATGCGTCATCATAATTTCTCAACGTATATTGTTGATGTGCAAGGTATAATTCCTGAAGAAATGCATTATCCGCAATATCTCCGCGTATGGTATGCCGTGACACAACTAAATTCCGCTTCTGCTAAAAATATTGTTCAGTGGATCCGTAACAGCAACGCCCCCCTGAAAGAGAGCGAGATTCGTATCCAACTGGATGCATTAACCGTTAATAGCAACTCCCGATATCGATATCTTGGTAGCCGAAAAAGCGCCCGGACTGACCTGGGTAGCCCATACGACTTGTTATTTCGTAGCGGAAACCTACGAAATACACGGTATGAACAGTATGTGCAGGAGCTGCACGGCATATGGGACATTGGCGATGATGGTAGGACGCCAATTCAGATTGCCGCCCCAAGGCCAGGCGATCGGATGGTAGTTGAAGCGAGAGATGAATTATTCAATGAATTGCCTGACGATGAAGGTGACTTTCGCCTCAAAGCACTACGTGAGGTCATTATTCGAGAAGGGCAACCAGTATTTAGGCGAAAGCTCATTGAAGCTTATGAGGGTAAATGCGCAGTAACGGGCTGTTCAATCCAAGTGTTGCTTGAAGCTGCACATATCACCCCCTACGCAGGAGCTTGGCATACCCGTGCTCAGCATGGCCTGTTACTGAAAACAGATATCCATACTCTATTTGACCGTGGTTTGCTCTGGATTGATACCGAGTTGAAAATAAGGATATCAGAACAGTTGGCCGGGACAGAATATGCAGAGTTAGATGGCCGATATCTCAGGTTACCTAAAGATAAGCAAAACTGGCCGTTAACAACTCATCTGATAAATCATCGGCAATATTGGATTGAAAATCGTAATGATGTTGAAGGTGCTTAA
- a CDS encoding DinI family protein → MFVELVYDKRNFDGLPGAKDIILGELSKRVHRIFPDADVRVKPMMTLPAINTDASKHEKEQISRTVQEMFEEADMWLVSD, encoded by the coding sequence ATGTTCGTGGAACTCGTTTATGACAAAAGGAATTTTGATGGTCTGCCCGGTGCAAAAGATATCATTCTGGGCGAGTTGAGTAAGAGGGTTCACCGGATCTTCCCCGATGCTGATGTCCGGGTTAAACCGATGATGACACTACCGGCGATCAACACTGACGCCAGCAAGCATGAGAAAGAACAGATAAGCCGAACGGTTCAGGAAATGTTTGAAGAGGCAGATATGTGGCTGGTTTCAGATTAA
- the yibB gene encoding protein YibB: MNSSITIVTAFFDIGRGDWTSNKGFSPHLERTPDTYIQYFKNLSELDNDMIIFTSSELKPKIEKIRDGKNTVVVALDINKKFQHIKKRIARIQKDNEFISKLETRQLINPEYWSPDYALVCNLKAYFVNRAIELKLVNNDMVAWVDFGYCRSAEVTRGLSRWNYPFDRNKVNFFTVKQGLTVKTIHQVFDHMINNRSYIIGGSIVATQKKWKEFYKLVCQCQIKTLRHNIVDDDQGIFIMCYYYKPQLIKLNYLGKNRWFNLFKLFGRKDLMTLSRRLKVSLIGK; encoded by the coding sequence ATGAACTCATCTATTACCATAGTTACAGCATTTTTCGATATAGGACGAGGAGACTGGACGAGTAATAAAGGTTTCTCTCCTCATTTAGAGAGAACACCTGACACCTATATTCAGTATTTTAAAAACCTATCTGAATTAGATAATGATATGATCATCTTTACATCCAGTGAACTTAAACCCAAAATTGAAAAAATTAGAGATGGGAAAAACACTGTTGTAGTGGCTTTAGACATTAATAAAAAATTTCAACATATCAAAAAAAGAATTGCACGAATTCAAAAAGATAACGAGTTCATAAGCAAGCTTGAAACTCGCCAGTTGATTAACCCCGAATACTGGTCCCCAGACTATGCACTGGTTTGCAATCTAAAAGCATATTTTGTAAACAGAGCGATAGAGTTAAAGCTAGTAAATAATGATATGGTTGCATGGGTTGACTTTGGTTACTGTCGTAGTGCAGAAGTAACCAGAGGGTTATCTCGATGGAATTATCCATTTGACCGAAACAAAGTAAACTTTTTTACAGTTAAACAAGGTTTGACAGTCAAAACCATCCATCAGGTTTTTGACCACATGATTAACAATCGCTCTTATATTATTGGTGGATCAATTGTAGCAACACAAAAGAAATGGAAAGAATTTTACAAACTGGTTTGTCAGTGCCAAATAAAAACCCTCAGACATAATATAGTAGACGACGATCAGGGTATTTTTATAATGTGCTATTATTACAAACCTCAATTAATAAAACTAAATTACCTGGGTAAGAACCGATGGTTTAATCTGTTTAAACTATTCGGAAGGAAAGATTTAATGACTTTATCAAGAAGATTAAAAGTATCTCTTATAGGAAAATAA
- a CDS encoding tail fiber assembly protein, with translation MTFKMTDTNRVITIYNLSSATNEFIGKGDGFIPANMGLPAYSTDIAPPKVKAGFVAVFDTQTNKWSQVEDHRGETVYDVSTGRPTVIETLGSLPDNVVSVAPEGGYVKWDGTQWVHDAEAEKAFFQGQAAQEKANLLMIATSAIAPLQDAVELGMATEDESNALIAWKKYRVMLNRINPEDAQNIIWPEYLLTV, from the coding sequence ATGACTTTTAAAATGACCGATACCAACCGCGTTATTACTATTTACAACCTTTCATCAGCAACGAATGAGTTTATCGGTAAGGGGGATGGCTTTATTCCGGCCAATATGGGCTTACCTGCGTATAGTACCGATATAGCGCCGCCAAAAGTGAAGGCGGGGTTTGTGGCTGTTTTCGATACTCAGACCAATAAATGGTCGCAAGTAGAAGACCACCGGGGAGAAACCGTTTATGACGTCAGCACAGGTAGACCCACTGTTATTGAGACGCTGGGCTCACTGCCTGATAATGTTGTCTCAGTAGCTCCTGAAGGGGGGTATGTTAAATGGGACGGCACACAATGGGTCCATGATGCAGAGGCGGAAAAAGCCTTTTTTCAGGGACAGGCTGCGCAGGAAAAAGCAAACCTGTTGATGATAGCAACATCCGCTATTGCCCCCCTGCAGGATGCAGTTGAGCTGGGTATGGCAACGGAAGATGAATCGAACGCACTTATTGCATGGAAAAAATATCGTGTGATGCTTAACCGAATCAACCCCGAGGATGCTCAAAACATTATCTGGCCTGAGTATCTATTGACTGTATAA
- a CDS encoding prophage tail fiber N-terminal domain-containing protein, whose amino-acid sequence MAVLISGVLKDGAGQPVQGCTIQLNAKKTSPTVVVEVISSTVTGMDGHYSIQAEPGYYSVSLLREGFPPTLAGEIYVTPTDAPDTLNAFLDAPADADLRPEVMKRFEEMVNRTAALCQQAEKDRERAENAAQSAEQSKDSAAFSATAAAESQRQAALSEDAADESARSAADNARQTAQDVLASGADADSAATSTQTATGQAELAKTAADTAQKAQQEAGASAQSAAGSAGSAAASAQTAGEHASNAASSEISARESALTATQAAEQSNDSAAAAALSEEHARESSENAAKSETAASASARSASASEASALQSAETAENQKNAATESATRAEQARDEALTSRNEAVKAAETAATDAATEAAGKVSEQLQAAVADDAQRAEAAMAGAESAAAASLGYRDEARDIAESLKLGDASTTQKGLVQLSSDDDSDSEAYAATSKAVKKVKDLTNQKAPLDSPELVGLPTTPTAPLSVSNKQIANTEYVQAAVAALVGSSPEALDTLAELANALNNDPNFATTILNALAGKQPLNETLTNLSGKDVAGLLQYLGLADTINRAASALVLSSASYSTGTDFNNAPAGSTSFVYGAALNAPPSNCAVIDWWGLHAPFGDNPGYRGQIGADYTNGRLYFRTFNGDNNTSTPWDILYSGRNPPPVSYPVGAPIPWPSETPPANHAIMQGQSFDKSAYPLLAIAYPSGVIPDMRGQTIKGNPTGRGVLTQEQDGIKWHDHGATIASTDLGSRDTTGFDYGTKSVSVFDYGTKSTTGAGAHNHPISGRTQFGQAGDVVAMSNTGSDRTNWGAVGGVGDHAHAVGIGAHDHVVGIGAHAHSVYIGAHSHGVTVSPSGQAENTVKNTAFNYLVRLA is encoded by the coding sequence ATGGCAGTACTTATCTCGGGTGTACTTAAAGACGGGGCGGGCCAACCGGTTCAGGGCTGCACTATTCAGCTGAATGCGAAGAAAACCAGCCCGACCGTTGTGGTGGAGGTTATCTCATCGACTGTCACGGGGATGGATGGCCATTACAGCATTCAGGCTGAGCCGGGTTATTACAGTGTGTCACTGCTGCGGGAAGGTTTTCCTCCCACGCTGGCCGGTGAAATTTATGTCACGCCGACTGATGCGCCGGATACCCTGAATGCGTTTCTCGATGCGCCGGCGGATGCGGACCTGCGTCCGGAGGTGATGAAACGTTTTGAGGAAATGGTTAACCGCACGGCAGCGCTGTGCCAGCAGGCAGAGAAGGACCGGGAGCGTGCGGAAAACGCAGCACAGTCAGCGGAACAAAGTAAGGATTCAGCGGCATTTTCTGCAACGGCAGCGGCAGAGTCACAGCGCCAGGCGGCACTCTCTGAGGATGCTGCTGATGAGTCTGCCCGGTCTGCTGCCGATAATGCCCGACAGACAGCGCAGGACGTTCTGGCCAGTGGTGCTGATGCTGACAGTGCGGCAACGTCTACACAGACAGCGACAGGGCAGGCCGAACTGGCAAAGACCGCCGCTGATACGGCACAAAAAGCGCAGCAGGAGGCAGGAGCTTCAGCACAGTCAGCAGCGGGAAGTGCCGGAAGCGCCGCAGCCTCAGCACAAACGGCGGGTGAGCATGCCAGTAATGCAGCCTCATCTGAAATTTCCGCGCGTGAAAGCGCGCTCACGGCCACGCAGGCTGCAGAACAGAGTAATGATAGCGCTGCAGCTGCGGCCCTGAGTGAAGAGCATGCCAGGGAATCCAGCGAAAATGCCGCTAAATCAGAGACTGCTGCATCAGCCAGTGCGAGATCGGCATCCGCAAGTGAAGCATCAGCCCTGCAGTCAGCCGAAACGGCTGAGAACCAAAAAAATGCAGCCACTGAGAGTGCCACCCGAGCCGAACAGGCCAGGGATGAGGCGCTGACTTCCCGGAACGAGGCAGTAAAAGCTGCTGAAACGGCGGCGACAGACGCAGCAACGGAAGCTGCAGGCAAGGTATCGGAGCAGTTGCAAGCTGCTGTAGCCGATGATGCTCAGCGTGCAGAAGCTGCGATGGCTGGCGCTGAAAGTGCAGCTGCAGCCTCACTGGGATATCGTGATGAAGCGCGGGATATTGCTGAAAGTCTGAAGCTGGGGGATGCCAGTACAACGCAAAAGGGACTTGTGCAGTTAAGCAGCGATGACGACAGCGACAGTGAAGCTTATGCAGCGACATCGAAAGCCGTTAAAAAAGTCAAAGACCTGACAAACCAGAAAGCCCCACTGGATAGTCCGGAGCTGGTGGGGCTCCCAACCACACCCACGGCACCATTAAGTGTAAGCAACAAACAGATTGCAAATACCGAGTACGTTCAGGCTGCGGTTGCCGCGTTGGTTGGCTCATCTCCTGAAGCTCTGGATACCCTGGCTGAGTTAGCTAATGCATTAAACAATGACCCCAATTTTGCAACGACGATACTCAATGCGTTAGCAGGTAAACAGCCTCTTAACGAAACGCTGACTAATCTGAGCGGAAAAGATGTCGCTGGTCTTCTTCAGTATCTCGGTTTAGCAGACACGATAAATCGGGCCGCCAGCGCACTGGTACTGTCATCAGCATCATATTCGACGGGGACGGATTTTAACAACGCGCCAGCAGGTTCGACGTCTTTTGTATATGGCGCCGCATTAAATGCTCCCCCTTCAAACTGTGCCGTTATTGACTGGTGGGGGCTTCATGCTCCGTTCGGCGACAATCCCGGATACAGAGGGCAAATAGGTGCGGATTATACTAATGGACGTTTGTATTTCAGAACGTTTAACGGTGATAACAATACATCTACACCGTGGGATATCTTGTATTCTGGCAGGAACCCCCCGCCTGTATCCTATCCTGTCGGTGCGCCTATCCCCTGGCCTTCAGAAACGCCACCTGCTAACCACGCCATTATGCAGGGACAGTCATTTGATAAGTCTGCCTATCCGTTACTTGCCATAGCTTATCCATCAGGCGTTATTCCTGATATGCGTGGTCAGACGATTAAAGGTAATCCAACAGGTAGAGGGGTATTAACACAAGAACAGGATGGTATTAAGTGGCACGATCACGGTGCAACGATCGCAAGTACCGATCTCGGAAGCAGGGATACAACCGGGTTTGATTATGGAACCAAATCGGTATCAGTTTTTGACTACGGTACTAAATCAACAACAGGCGCGGGGGCTCACAATCACCCTATATCCGGGAGAACGCAGTTCGGTCAGGCAGGGGATGTCGTTGCAATGTCCAATACTGGCTCTGACAGAACAAACTGGGGAGCTGTTGGTGGCGTCGGCGACCACGCTCACGCCGTAGGAATTGGCGCACATGATCACGTGGTGGGTATTGGGGCGCATGCTCACTCTGTTTACATTGGCGCGCATAGCCATGGTGTGACTGTTTCACCATCTGGTCAGGCTGAAAACACTGTAAAAAATACTGCATTTAATTATTTAGTGAGGCTTGCATAA